A single genomic interval of Arthrobacter methylotrophus harbors:
- a CDS encoding dihydrolipoamide acetyltransferase family protein, with protein MSADMQVFLLPDLGEGLTEAELVNWLVAVGDEIRVDQPIAEVETAKSMVEVPSPYAGIVAELHGEAGQTLDVGKPLISVAPVGASVPAEPKAAALEEEVTEAPAASIAAETYRTEEKAGSGNVLIGYGTSGGGEARRTRPRKVPASAVAVPSAVAVPPDFAELSLSRTRIPGKLSAVISPLVRKMARDHGVSLDALPGSGESGLILRRDVEAAIGGAVRENLPAKVPAPAAAAAYVESSAGVRDARTGLPVASRTPVRGVRKAVAANMTRSRSEIPEATVWVDVDATALLEMRAELKKKDAHGTPGLLAFIARFVTAGLKKFPELNTRIVTSEDTAGGEMQEIVAFDGINLGFAAQTDRGLVVPSVRNAHLMSARELDAEIRRLTAVARDGKASPTELASGTFTLNNYGVFGVDGSAAIINYPEVAMLGVGRIIDKPWVVDGQLAVRKVTELTLAFDHRVCDGETAAGFLRYVADAIENPGTVLADL; from the coding sequence ATGAGCGCAGATATGCAGGTGTTCCTGCTTCCGGACCTGGGGGAGGGCCTCACCGAGGCCGAACTCGTCAACTGGCTTGTGGCCGTGGGCGACGAAATCCGCGTGGACCAGCCGATCGCCGAGGTGGAAACCGCCAAGTCCATGGTGGAGGTGCCTTCTCCCTACGCCGGCATTGTCGCCGAGCTGCACGGCGAAGCCGGCCAAACGCTCGACGTCGGGAAGCCACTGATCTCGGTGGCTCCCGTTGGTGCTTCGGTGCCGGCTGAGCCCAAGGCCGCCGCCCTCGAAGAAGAGGTCACCGAGGCGCCTGCCGCGTCGATTGCCGCTGAGACCTACCGGACCGAGGAGAAAGCCGGATCCGGGAACGTGCTCATTGGCTACGGCACCTCCGGAGGTGGCGAGGCTCGGCGCACCCGGCCGCGGAAGGTTCCTGCTTCCGCTGTTGCTGTACCGTCTGCTGTTGCCGTGCCGCCTGACTTTGCCGAACTCTCCTTGTCCCGCACCCGGATTCCCGGGAAGCTTTCAGCCGTGATTTCGCCGCTGGTGCGGAAGATGGCCCGGGACCACGGGGTCTCGCTGGATGCATTGCCGGGTTCGGGGGAGAGCGGACTCATCCTCCGCCGGGACGTTGAAGCTGCCATCGGTGGTGCGGTGCGCGAGAACTTGCCTGCGAAGGTGCCTGCCCCCGCTGCTGCAGCCGCCTACGTCGAGTCTTCGGCAGGGGTCCGGGACGCCCGGACTGGTTTGCCTGTTGCCTCGAGGACACCAGTCCGTGGAGTCCGCAAGGCAGTTGCTGCGAACATGACCCGCAGCCGGTCCGAGATCCCTGAGGCAACCGTCTGGGTGGACGTTGACGCAACTGCCCTTCTCGAGATGCGTGCAGAACTCAAGAAGAAGGACGCCCACGGTACCCCCGGGCTGCTCGCCTTCATCGCCCGTTTTGTCACGGCTGGGCTAAAAAAATTCCCGGAGTTGAATACCCGAATTGTCACTTCTGAGGACACTGCGGGTGGCGAGATGCAAGAGATCGTCGCGTTCGACGGCATCAATCTCGGTTTCGCCGCTCAGACAGACCGCGGACTGGTGGTTCCCTCGGTCCGAAACGCCCACTTGATGAGCGCCCGCGAACTCGACGCGGAGATCCGCCGGCTCACCGCCGTCGCGCGTGACGGCAAGGCAAGCCCGACTGAATTGGCCAGCGGAACGTTCACGCTGAACAACTACGGAGTGTTCGGCGTGGACGGCTCAGCAGCCATCATCAACTACCCCGAAGTAGCCATGCTTGGGGTGGGCCGCATCATCGACAAGCCCTGGGTAGTGGACGGCCAGCTCGCAGTCCGCAAGGTCACGGAGCTGACCCTCGCGTTCGATCACAGGGTGTGCGACGGCGAGACGGCTGCCGGGTTCCTGCGGTATGTCGCCGACGCGATCGAGAACCCCGGGACGGTGCTGGCGGACTTGTGA
- a CDS encoding Lrp/AsnC family transcriptional regulator, protein MAEVEADQVEVPLDQVDRDIIAELTRDGRMSVTQVAENVHISRAHAYSRISRLTGEGVLTKFTALVDPIKAGLKSSAYVTLKVQQHSWRELREELRLIPEVQHIALVGGDFDVILLVRATDNIHLRRVIFDRLQSMPGVQDTQTFLVFEDLDTR, encoded by the coding sequence ATGGCCGAGGTCGAGGCGGATCAAGTGGAGGTTCCCTTGGACCAGGTGGACAGGGACATCATTGCCGAGCTGACGCGGGACGGCAGGATGTCGGTCACCCAGGTGGCGGAAAACGTCCACATCAGCCGGGCGCACGCCTACTCCAGAATCTCCCGGCTGACGGGCGAAGGCGTGCTCACCAAGTTCACGGCTTTGGTGGATCCCATCAAGGCCGGCTTGAAGTCATCGGCCTATGTGACGCTCAAGGTGCAGCAGCATTCCTGGCGCGAGCTACGGGAGGAACTTCGGCTCATTCCGGAGGTGCAGCACATCGCCTTGGTGGGCGGCGATTTCGACGTCATCCTACTGGTACGCGCCACAGACAATATTCACCTGCGCAGGGTCATCTTCGACCGGCTGCAATCGATGCCAGGGGTGCAGGACACGCAGACGTTCCTGGTGTTCGAGGATCTGGATACGCGGTAG
- a CDS encoding ElyC/SanA/YdcF family protein, which translates to MTLLRDNETKPTQPKRWRRRLRQALTVIIAFVTVWAIAGIFLYVAPPADEPRHADVVFVLGPPDQRMVYAEQLMQQGYAHTLAVSSPVGKDGRFTADICDAQRPYRIICFNPDPFTTQGEARALKNLSQQYGWKSADVLTVQFHVTRARVIMGRCYGGELHMVAERRSLPLISLTSRTGSWAYQYLYQTAAFVKVAIHPEC; encoded by the coding sequence ATGACTCTTCTCCGCGATAACGAAACAAAGCCCACGCAGCCCAAGCGTTGGAGGCGCCGGCTTCGTCAAGCATTGACTGTGATCATCGCCTTCGTGACTGTCTGGGCCATTGCCGGCATCTTTCTTTATGTTGCGCCCCCTGCTGACGAGCCCCGACACGCCGATGTGGTGTTCGTCCTGGGGCCGCCGGATCAACGCATGGTCTACGCCGAACAGCTGATGCAGCAGGGGTATGCACACACGCTTGCGGTCTCAAGCCCGGTAGGAAAAGACGGCAGATTCACAGCAGACATCTGCGACGCTCAGCGCCCGTACCGGATTATCTGCTTCAACCCTGATCCATTCACCACGCAAGGCGAAGCCCGGGCGCTGAAGAACCTTTCCCAGCAATATGGATGGAAGAGCGCTGACGTCCTCACCGTCCAGTTCCACGTCACCCGGGCAAGAGTGATTATGGGCCGCTGCTACGGAGGGGAGCTGCACATGGTTGCCGAGCGCAGGAGTTTGCCGCTGATCTCCTTGACCAGCCGTACTGGCTCCTGGGCGTACCAGTACCTCTATCAGACCGCGGCCTTCGTCAAAGTGGCGATCCACCCGGAGTGCTGA
- a CDS encoding alpha-ketoacid dehydrogenase subunit beta, which translates to MSPAVTTSSEATQRAATGDVSSATASAAASAAASAPATAEASGPQTITMAKALNTAMADAMEADSSVLVFGEDVGRLGGVFRITDGLMATFGEQRCFDTPLAESGIVGMAVGMAMNGMRPVIEMQFDAFAYPAFEQIVSHVAKMHNRTKGTVKLPMVIRIPYAGGIGGVEHHCDSSESYYAHTAGLKVYTPATVADGYRMLREAIDSDDPVMFMEPKKLYWSKDQVDLGALRAEHSANAATGSSSEGRAAVARPGTDATLIAYGPSVPTALAAAAAAAEEGRSLEVIDVRSIVPFDDETVCASVRKTGRAVVIAEAHGFASVSSEIVARVQERCFHYLAAPIRRVTGFDVPYPAPKLEHYYLPSVDRILDAVDDLQWEN; encoded by the coding sequence ATGAGCCCCGCCGTCACCACATCCTCTGAGGCCACCCAGCGCGCGGCCACAGGCGATGTCAGCTCCGCCACCGCCAGCGCCGCAGCCAGCGCGGCGGCATCCGCTCCAGCAACTGCCGAAGCCTCCGGTCCCCAAACCATCACCATGGCCAAAGCACTCAACACCGCGATGGCCGACGCCATGGAAGCCGACTCCTCCGTCCTGGTGTTCGGCGAAGACGTTGGCCGTTTGGGCGGCGTCTTCCGGATCACCGACGGCCTCATGGCAACCTTCGGAGAACAGCGCTGCTTCGACACGCCCCTCGCTGAATCCGGAATCGTCGGCATGGCCGTGGGCATGGCCATGAACGGCATGCGCCCGGTGATCGAGATGCAATTCGACGCCTTCGCCTACCCTGCCTTCGAACAGATCGTCAGCCACGTCGCCAAGATGCACAACCGCACCAAGGGCACCGTCAAGCTACCCATGGTCATCCGGATCCCCTACGCGGGCGGGATCGGCGGCGTAGAACACCACTGCGATTCCTCCGAGTCCTACTACGCCCACACGGCCGGGCTGAAGGTCTACACCCCGGCCACCGTGGCAGACGGCTACCGCATGCTCCGCGAAGCCATCGATTCCGATGACCCGGTCATGTTCATGGAACCCAAGAAGCTCTACTGGTCCAAAGACCAGGTGGACCTCGGTGCCCTACGCGCCGAACACTCCGCGAACGCTGCGACGGGATCCAGCAGCGAAGGCCGTGCCGCCGTCGCGCGCCCCGGCACCGACGCGACCCTCATCGCCTACGGGCCGTCAGTCCCCACCGCGCTCGCCGCGGCTGCTGCTGCCGCTGAAGAGGGCCGCTCCCTTGAAGTGATCGACGTCCGCTCGATCGTGCCCTTCGACGACGAAACCGTCTGCGCGTCCGTGCGCAAAACCGGCCGCGCCGTGGTCATCGCCGAAGCCCACGGATTCGCCTCGGTCTCGTCCGAAATCGTGGCCCGCGTCCAGGAACGCTGCTTCCACTACCTCGCCGCGCCCATCCGCCGCGTGACCGGCTTCGACGTCCCCTACCCGGCTCCTAAGCTGGAGCACTACTACTTGCCAAGCGTCGACCGCATCCTCGACGCCGTTGACGACCTTCAATGGGAGAACTGA
- a CDS encoding response regulator transcription factor yields the protein MGDMGWVRRVLVVEDQPFMRGLVAEALRGAEFEVRACASSSEAVSMFAAVDPDVLVTDIDLGSRPNGVELAHVAKALSPGCAIVFLTNYPSEAPFSELPAGSTFVNKGSLDSVDGLIRAVNSTLVELAVTVAPPLASDAAKIGALTRVQLDTLRMIAEGWSNAEIAKQRGSSIRSVEKAVSRTFEALGLSRSPSVNARVAAATLYARTFGWPVPADSDT from the coding sequence ATGGGGGACATGGGGTGGGTTCGGCGGGTGCTGGTAGTTGAAGATCAACCATTCATGCGTGGGCTTGTCGCCGAGGCCTTAAGGGGCGCGGAATTCGAAGTGCGTGCCTGCGCGTCCTCGTCAGAGGCCGTATCCATGTTCGCTGCCGTCGATCCTGATGTTCTGGTGACTGACATCGATTTGGGTTCCCGGCCCAACGGGGTCGAGCTGGCGCACGTCGCGAAGGCTCTCTCGCCGGGGTGCGCCATCGTCTTCCTTACCAACTATCCGTCGGAAGCTCCCTTTTCCGAGTTACCGGCGGGATCAACCTTCGTCAACAAGGGGTCCCTTGACTCCGTGGACGGCCTCATCAGGGCAGTGAACTCGACCCTGGTAGAGCTTGCCGTCACGGTGGCTCCCCCTTTGGCGTCGGACGCGGCAAAGATCGGCGCTCTGACCCGCGTACAGCTGGATACCCTGCGCATGATCGCGGAGGGCTGGTCGAACGCTGAAATCGCCAAACAACGGGGAAGCAGCATTCGTTCCGTGGAGAAGGCTGTTTCGCGCACGTTCGAGGCGTTGGGCCTGAGCCGAAGTCCGAGCGTCAATGCGCGGGTTGCCGCGGCAACGCTGTACGCGCGCACGTTTGGGTGGCCGGTTCCTGCCGATAGCGATACATGA
- a CDS encoding tyrosine-type recombinase/integrase — MDDPNHVGCALVVGADGGLADVGASVVAGSAAPSAGSWHERIWPRRQAGPLAAVMMELIEWLVAQGYAPTTQRNQVRAAARLGSWMVAEDLKLGDLDAERGLRMVREDNERFPEHSSANENVPAVLRFLRETGRLRSACVVPTQASPAEACLGAWLRFLEVEQGRGVSWIYKARRVGAPFLELIEESAGELRWERVDVAMANDFLLRAVAGYSSSTAQCTAVLLRGLLTWAAANGWVEDGVAFGVLSPRRIRSDLPKGLTASEVAALKGAVNPGGPTGRRDMAIIVMLARLGVRVGEVAGLTLDDINWREPSLRVVGKGGRVLILPMPVDVGEALVEYIRVRRAEPGERGVFIRSLPPFKALNRVGVTEIIFKHARLAGLEGVYAHRLRHTAATQILAGGGNFRQVQELLGHASLASSMTYARVDMVPLRPLAPSWGKLP; from the coding sequence ATGGATGATCCGAATCATGTCGGGTGTGCCCTGGTTGTTGGTGCCGACGGCGGGCTAGCGGATGTTGGGGCCTCGGTGGTTGCCGGAAGCGCAGCCCCTTCAGCGGGTAGTTGGCACGAGAGGATCTGGCCTCGTCGTCAGGCCGGTCCTCTTGCCGCGGTGATGATGGAGCTGATCGAGTGGCTGGTCGCGCAGGGTTACGCCCCGACCACCCAACGCAACCAGGTCCGTGCCGCAGCGCGGCTTGGTTCATGGATGGTCGCTGAGGATCTCAAGCTCGGGGACCTGGATGCGGAGCGTGGACTTCGCATGGTCCGGGAGGACAACGAACGCTTCCCCGAGCATTCTTCGGCCAACGAGAACGTTCCCGCGGTCCTTCGGTTCCTGCGCGAAACGGGTCGTCTCAGATCCGCGTGTGTAGTGCCCACACAGGCTAGCCCCGCAGAGGCATGCCTGGGGGCGTGGTTACGATTTCTCGAGGTGGAACAAGGTCGGGGTGTTAGCTGGATCTACAAGGCCCGCAGAGTCGGGGCACCCTTTTTGGAGCTGATCGAAGAGTCGGCCGGGGAACTCCGCTGGGAACGCGTTGATGTCGCGATGGCCAATGACTTCCTGCTTCGTGCTGTGGCCGGATACTCCTCGTCCACGGCTCAATGCACGGCCGTGCTGCTTCGCGGTTTGCTCACGTGGGCAGCCGCCAACGGCTGGGTGGAGGACGGGGTAGCCTTCGGTGTTCTCTCGCCCCGGAGAATTCGTTCGGACCTGCCCAAGGGACTCACTGCCAGCGAGGTCGCGGCATTGAAAGGCGCAGTAAATCCGGGAGGCCCCACGGGCAGGCGCGACATGGCGATCATCGTCATGCTGGCCCGTCTCGGAGTGCGCGTAGGGGAAGTCGCTGGTTTGACTCTCGATGACATCAACTGGCGGGAGCCGTCTTTGCGGGTGGTCGGCAAGGGCGGACGCGTGCTCATCTTGCCGATGCCCGTTGATGTTGGTGAAGCACTGGTGGAATACATACGAGTCCGCCGTGCGGAGCCCGGGGAACGCGGCGTTTTTATTCGCTCCTTGCCCCCTTTCAAAGCACTGAATCGTGTGGGCGTTACCGAGATCATTTTCAAGCATGCCCGCCTTGCCGGCCTTGAAGGCGTATACGCACACCGGCTTCGCCACACGGCTGCCACTCAGATCCTGGCTGGAGGAGGGAACTTCAGGCAGGTCCAGGAACTCCTCGGACATGCGAGCCTGGCCTCGTCGATGACGTACGCGCGAGTCGACATGGTGCCGCTGCGCCCACTGGCACCGTCGTGGGGGAAGTTACCGTGA
- a CDS encoding FAD-dependent oxidoreductase — protein MTSLWLDAREASGGGPSPDEFTPGNSYDAVVVGAGITGLVTALMLARTGSTVMVLEARHVGAVNTGNTTAKLSLLQGTTLSALRSQYSVSVVRAYVDANRAAQKWLLDYLEGRGVPFQYRDAYTFATTPAGAERLRAEATVARAAGLNVKSTQETGLPFAVDGALRLAKQAQFNPMDVLDALAADVRAAGGSIVEGVRVMNVHNGNPLTVVTRRGEVRAHHVVLGTGTPILNRGLYFAKLRTNRSYAAALRLPDGMSPPPGMYLSAEPPTRSLRDYPVPDGGALLLVGGFGHAGGREPSPQAHVDEMLAWARQYYPGAEVTHTWSAQDYQATNLMPFFGKLPRGHGKILFGTGYNKWGMTNGVAAALDITATIRGEKLEWAHTIHHRITSPRGAASTISVNVETQQQNFRDKAALKKLPPITEETSPAEGTGVTGLFHGKPAAVCTVDGVVCRVSAECAHLGGILRWNDAEKSWDCPLHGSRFSAAGKLLEGPATHNLFKLQ, from the coding sequence ATGACTTCTCTGTGGCTGGACGCGCGCGAGGCTTCCGGGGGCGGCCCGAGCCCGGATGAATTCACCCCCGGGAACAGTTACGACGCCGTGGTGGTGGGGGCCGGAATCACGGGCTTGGTGACAGCTCTCATGCTGGCCCGGACCGGGAGTACCGTCATGGTCCTGGAGGCCCGGCATGTGGGCGCAGTCAACACCGGCAACACCACGGCCAAGTTGAGCTTGTTGCAGGGCACCACCCTGTCCGCGCTCCGTAGCCAGTACTCGGTGAGTGTGGTCCGTGCCTATGTTGATGCGAACCGGGCGGCGCAGAAGTGGTTGCTGGACTACCTCGAGGGGCGGGGCGTGCCGTTCCAGTATCGGGATGCCTACACTTTCGCCACGACGCCGGCGGGCGCGGAACGGCTCCGTGCGGAAGCAACGGTGGCCCGGGCTGCCGGGCTCAACGTGAAGTCAACGCAGGAGACCGGGCTGCCGTTCGCCGTCGACGGCGCCTTGCGGCTGGCGAAACAGGCCCAGTTCAACCCCATGGATGTGTTGGACGCGCTGGCCGCGGATGTTCGGGCTGCCGGCGGGAGCATTGTGGAGGGCGTGCGGGTCATGAATGTCCACAACGGGAATCCCTTGACCGTGGTCACCAGACGCGGCGAGGTCCGGGCCCACCACGTGGTGCTGGGTACCGGGACGCCAATCCTGAATCGCGGGCTCTATTTCGCCAAGCTGCGCACCAACCGCTCCTATGCGGCGGCGTTGCGGCTGCCGGACGGCATGAGCCCGCCGCCGGGAATGTACCTTTCCGCCGAGCCTCCCACCCGCTCGCTGCGGGACTATCCAGTGCCCGACGGCGGGGCGTTGCTTCTGGTGGGCGGCTTCGGGCATGCGGGTGGCCGGGAGCCGTCGCCCCAGGCCCATGTGGACGAAATGCTTGCGTGGGCCCGGCAGTATTATCCGGGTGCGGAGGTGACGCACACCTGGTCTGCCCAGGACTACCAGGCCACCAATCTCATGCCGTTCTTCGGCAAGCTTCCGCGGGGCCATGGCAAGATCCTGTTCGGGACCGGCTACAACAAGTGGGGCATGACCAACGGTGTGGCGGCAGCGCTGGACATCACGGCCACGATCCGCGGCGAAAAACTGGAGTGGGCTCACACGATCCACCACCGGATCACGTCCCCTCGCGGCGCTGCGTCCACGATTTCGGTCAATGTGGAGACGCAACAGCAGAATTTCCGGGACAAGGCGGCCCTGAAGAAATTGCCTCCCATCACGGAGGAAACCAGCCCTGCCGAGGGCACGGGTGTCACCGGGCTTTTCCACGGGAAGCCTGCGGCAGTCTGCACGGTGGACGGAGTGGTGTGCCGGGTGTCCGCGGAATGCGCGCACTTGGGTGGCATCCTGCGCTGGAACGACGCCGAGAAGTCCTGGGACTGCCCGCTGCATGGCTCGCGGTTCTCTGCTGCGGGCAAGCTCCTGGAGGGGCCGGCGACGCATAATTTGTTCAAGTTGCAGTAG
- a CDS encoding polysaccharide biosynthesis tyrosine autokinase, with amino-acid sequence MDDSPSQAAAIAQAVAASLITAVAKLERPTSTAPSVVSLSIIRPATAPSVPSAPNTRTTMLMGLVIGLILGIGIAVVRSTLDNKVRGETELRRITDVAILGGIAHEPDAGKNPLLTQVHHQSPRAESFRQLRTNLQFANVSSGAKTLTVTSSLPGEGKSTTAANLAIALAETGHKVCLVDADLRRPMLDAYLGLDRNAGLTTALVGQADVQDLLQPWGDSGLAVLTSGQIPPNPSELLGSRNMEGLIQRLEAIFDYIVIDAPPLLPVTDAAVLAQHTGGVLMVVASQAVKEQDLLRALTTLKMVGADVLGIVLNKLPVNGPDAYGYRYYSHESAESANRDESPGRRARGRALNRGSNSKRMPSSSKS; translated from the coding sequence GTGGACGATTCCCCGTCGCAGGCTGCAGCCATTGCTCAAGCTGTCGCCGCGAGCCTCATAACGGCAGTGGCAAAGCTGGAACGTCCGACATCGACCGCACCGTCAGTGGTGAGCCTCTCAATTATCAGGCCTGCGACGGCGCCGTCAGTACCATCCGCGCCCAATACACGAACGACTATGCTCATGGGACTCGTCATCGGACTGATTCTCGGTATCGGAATTGCAGTTGTTAGGTCTACGCTCGACAACAAGGTTCGCGGCGAGACAGAACTTCGCCGGATAACGGATGTGGCGATTCTCGGCGGTATCGCTCACGAACCCGATGCAGGGAAAAACCCGCTGCTTACCCAGGTACACCATCAAAGCCCGCGCGCCGAATCGTTCAGGCAACTCCGAACGAATCTTCAGTTCGCAAACGTCTCAAGCGGAGCCAAGACACTGACGGTTACGTCGTCCCTTCCCGGCGAAGGCAAGAGCACAACTGCGGCAAACCTGGCTATAGCGCTGGCTGAAACGGGGCACAAGGTATGTTTGGTTGACGCTGATCTGCGCCGGCCGATGCTTGACGCATACCTGGGACTGGACCGCAACGCTGGCTTGACAACTGCGCTAGTCGGACAGGCCGATGTGCAAGACCTGCTGCAGCCATGGGGGGATTCCGGGCTCGCAGTGCTGACCTCGGGTCAAATTCCGCCGAACCCCAGCGAACTACTTGGGTCTCGAAATATGGAGGGCCTTATCCAACGACTTGAAGCCATATTTGACTACATTGTGATTGACGCACCGCCGCTTCTCCCAGTCACCGACGCAGCCGTGCTCGCCCAACACACAGGCGGAGTGTTAATGGTTGTGGCTTCACAAGCAGTAAAGGAACAGGACCTTCTCCGGGCGTTGACCACGCTGAAAATGGTGGGAGCGGATGTCCTCGGGATCGTGCTCAACAAATTGCCAGTCAACGGCCCCGATGCCTATGGGTATCGCTACTACAGTCACGAATCGGCCGAATCTGCCAACCGCGATGAATCGCCGGGCCGACGCGCTAGGGGCAGAGCTCTGAACCGAGGATCAAACTCCAAGAGAATGCCATCTTCATCGAAGTCATGA
- a CDS encoding YdcF family protein yields the protein MLSLVLGLLFAVLFLASYRSDKRRLRNGVLLVAAVWFLLLACLGFLSGFLASFGLASTLLYVGALLCPPLCALVFAGFLIANGVTMIRKEGPGISSLLPFAVGLAVILTPVAAFLLLKDERHPALYGFAVLGFFLAAYVGCAFVAFLGYALLYSKARFDPNPAAIIILGSGLIGGKVPPLLAARLNKALEIYNAGTHAKPLLVPSGGQGFDEPRPESAAMKEYLLTQDAAGVHVLEENRATNTRENLEYSVALLKERGVHGPLLVCTNNYHAPRAALLCRRHGIDAAVVGAPTARYFVPSAFLREFVAVMRDNKRTNIILCLPMLGIAVLITWLLMTSSTV from the coding sequence ATGCTGAGCTTGGTCCTTGGTCTCCTCTTCGCTGTGCTCTTCCTTGCCTCATACCGCTCAGACAAGCGGCGGCTGCGAAACGGCGTGCTGCTCGTCGCCGCGGTGTGGTTCCTACTGCTGGCCTGTCTGGGTTTCCTCTCTGGTTTCCTCGCGTCCTTCGGCCTGGCGTCCACCTTGTTGTACGTCGGTGCGCTGCTTTGCCCACCGCTGTGTGCGTTGGTGTTCGCCGGGTTCCTGATCGCGAACGGAGTCACGATGATCCGGAAGGAAGGCCCCGGGATCAGCAGCCTGTTGCCCTTCGCCGTCGGACTGGCCGTGATACTCACGCCTGTGGCGGCGTTCCTTCTGCTCAAGGACGAGCGACACCCTGCGCTCTACGGGTTCGCGGTACTGGGGTTCTTCCTGGCCGCATATGTGGGGTGCGCATTCGTGGCTTTCCTCGGTTACGCGCTGTTGTATTCCAAGGCGCGCTTTGACCCGAACCCGGCCGCCATCATCATCCTGGGCTCCGGTCTCATCGGCGGGAAGGTACCCCCGCTGCTCGCCGCCCGGCTGAACAAGGCCTTGGAGATATACAACGCCGGCACTCACGCCAAGCCTCTGTTGGTTCCTTCCGGGGGACAGGGCTTCGATGAACCGAGGCCAGAGTCCGCAGCAATGAAGGAGTACCTCCTGACTCAAGACGCCGCGGGCGTGCACGTGCTGGAGGAGAACCGGGCTACGAATACTCGCGAAAACCTCGAGTATTCCGTGGCCTTGCTTAAGGAAAGGGGTGTCCACGGACCACTGCTTGTGTGCACTAACAACTATCACGCTCCGCGGGCCGCCCTGCTGTGCCGTCGGCATGGCATCGATGCTGCGGTAGTAGGCGCTCCAACCGCCAGATACTTCGTACCCAGCGCCTTTCTGCGAGAATTCGTTGCCGTCATGAGGGACAACAAACGGACCAACATCATCCTGTGCCTGCCGATGCTCGGGATTGCGGTACTCATCACCTGGCTGTTGATGACCTCGTCGACGGTATGA
- a CDS encoding thiamine pyrophosphate-dependent dehydrogenase E1 component subunit alpha, translating to MTISADHKAQGLADARPDETATNDQASEVRRKFGISVEDYMLPARHQIQMVDPTGTLKPETEQGTEPGHEYPIPGDAELMAAYEQLVVGRRVNDQNSALVRQGRMAVYPSSHGQEACQVAAALCLSEGDWLFPTYRDAVAIMSRGVDPVETMTIFRGDWHGGYDPTKHKVGIQCTPLTTQLLHAVGVAHAAKLRGEDTVVLAMCGDGATSEGDFHEALNFAAVFHLPVIFFVQNNKYAISVPLSHQSVAPSLAHKAVGYGMAGERVDGNDLVALLAVLDRAVKLAREGSGPLLIEAHTYRMQAHTNADDATRYREDSEVAEWTAKDPISRMTSYLTGRGLLDDEGSSRIAAKAESVASQLRAGLGEDVPVDPQNLFRYVFSTPTPQLKEQSALLADELAREASSQKEAGK from the coding sequence ATGACGATCTCCGCAGACCATAAGGCGCAAGGTCTGGCTGACGCTCGGCCGGACGAGACCGCAACGAATGACCAGGCTTCCGAAGTACGGCGCAAGTTCGGCATCAGCGTGGAAGACTACATGCTGCCCGCCCGCCATCAGATCCAGATGGTCGATCCCACAGGCACGCTCAAGCCCGAAACAGAGCAAGGCACCGAACCCGGCCACGAATATCCCATCCCCGGCGACGCCGAACTCATGGCAGCGTACGAACAGCTCGTGGTCGGACGCCGCGTCAACGACCAGAATTCCGCCCTCGTACGGCAGGGCCGCATGGCCGTCTACCCGTCCAGCCACGGCCAAGAGGCTTGCCAAGTAGCAGCCGCCCTGTGCCTGAGCGAAGGCGACTGGCTGTTCCCCACCTACCGTGACGCCGTCGCAATCATGTCCCGCGGCGTAGACCCGGTAGAGACCATGACGATCTTCCGCGGCGACTGGCACGGCGGCTACGACCCCACCAAACACAAAGTGGGCATCCAGTGCACTCCGCTGACCACCCAGCTGCTGCACGCCGTCGGAGTTGCCCATGCCGCCAAACTGCGCGGCGAAGACACCGTGGTGTTGGCAATGTGCGGAGACGGTGCCACCAGCGAAGGAGACTTCCACGAAGCACTGAACTTTGCAGCCGTCTTCCACTTGCCCGTGATCTTCTTCGTCCAGAACAACAAGTACGCCATCTCGGTGCCTTTGAGCCACCAGTCCGTGGCGCCGTCGCTGGCCCACAAGGCCGTAGGCTACGGCATGGCCGGTGAGCGCGTGGACGGCAACGACCTGGTCGCTTTGCTCGCCGTACTTGACCGGGCAGTGAAACTCGCCCGCGAAGGTTCCGGCCCGCTCCTCATCGAAGCCCACACCTACCGCATGCAGGCCCACACCAACGCCGACGACGCCACCCGCTACCGCGAAGACAGCGAAGTGGCCGAATGGACCGCCAAAGACCCCATCAGCCGCATGACGTCATACCTCACCGGCCGTGGACTGCTCGACGACGAAGGTTCCTCCCGGATAGCAGCAAAGGCCGAATCCGTTGCTTCGCAGCTTCGCGCCGGCCTGGGGGAGGACGTCCCGGTAGACCCGCAGAACCTCTTCCGCTACGTCTTCTCCACCCCCACCCCGCAACTGAAGGAGCAGTCCGCCCTGCTCGCCGATGAACTCGCCCGTGAGGCATCCAGCCAAAAGGAGGCAGGCAAATGA